From the Candidatus Cloacimonadota bacterium genome, the window GGTTGTCGCTCATAAATTTTCATAGCATAATAAGTATTAAAGCGGAAAAAGTCTATCAATTCGCAAGCTGAATCAATTTCTGCCTGAAGAACATTTTTACTCTGAACAAGCATTGTCGCTGCATTAAGAAGTGGACGATATTTTGTAGAAAGCAATTCAGCAATTCTGCGGAAAATTGCAACTCTTTCCTCCCAGGGCATATCTGCCCATTTTTTTCTTGCCTCAAGTGCAGCATTAATAGCCATATTTACTTCATTTTCACCAGCCTTATGATATCTACCAAGTAGATGCTTATGGTCGTGTGGAATCCTACACTCACCCATATCACCTGTCTTAATTTCTTTTCCTCCAATAATTAAAGGAATTTCAACAACCTCAGATTTTAACTCAGCAAGTTTATCTTTTATCAATTTTCTTTCTTTTGAACCTGCTGAATATGAAAGAATAGGTTCGTTTGTAGGAAATGGTACTATTAATTTTGAATTAATCATTTCTTGTGCTCCTTAATTATTTTTTCTCAGAATCTTTTATAAATTTATTAAGTTCAAATATAATTCTATCCATTTCTTCATCAGAAAAGCCTTTTTCATCCATCTGGTCATGGAGCGTACCCCAGACTGGTTCGCCACACATAACACAGACAATGTCTCTTTGTGAAAGAAATTCTTGTGCACCGGGAAACTTTTTTAAAATGTCCTCAATCCACATATCTTTTGTTATATGTAATTTCACGAAGCAACCTTCTCTATACTATTGAAAATATTGATATTTTTAAAAAGAAGTTCTTTATTCTGTGTGAATTAGATGTCAAGCAGTTTTTAAAAATAGATAATAAAATTTAAAATCCTTATAAAAATGTGTCCCTCAAAAAATTGGTGAATTATTTTTCTTGACAGGCAATATTACATTTTATTTTCATATTTATAGCCGAGTGATATCTTCTAAACTCTGTAGCATGATGTATCACCGATAGGGCGTGTTTGGAAACGAACATACCTCCCGTGTTTGGAAAGGCGAAAGAGAATGTACTTTTAAATACTTACTTTTTCATTTTGCCTTCAAAAAAATAATAAATTTTGGAGGTATTATCAAACCATTCTCCAAGAGCAAACAACCTTGTATGAAGGTTTCATTGTGCACCTGTCATGGAATGGTCCATGACAGCCCGGAAAGTCTCCTTTTATCGAAAAATCTACTTTTCATTTAGGGAATAAGTAATTTCAGAAATAGATATAAAAATGAAATGGCTGGTTAGATATTCCTCACAAGATTTGTTATACATAGCAATCTTTAGTGCTTTGGGATTAGCAATTAAGCCTATCGTCGCCCCTCTTATTCATTTAATTTCTACACCATTAATGGTCCCTGGAGGTTCCCTTGCCGGGGGATTATATATGATGTGGATTACTCTTGCAGTAGTAATTGTTCAAAAACCAGGAGTTGGATTCCTGGTGGGTTTGGTTCAAGCTGTTGTAATGCTCTCTCTAGGACTTTTTGCAAGTCATGGTGCGATTTCTTTAATTAGCTATACCATGCCTGGATTAGTTGCAGATATAACAGCCCTTTTGCTAATAAGAAAAGATACTGTTTATGCCCATATTTTAATTTGTGTATTTGCAAATATTACAGGAATAATAATTGTATCAACATTGTTTTTGCGGTTACCTTTTATTCCAATTGTTATTTCAATATTTATTGGTTCTTTTTCTGGAATAATTGGTGGACTTTTATCCTATTCATTGTTTATCAAATTAAAAAAATATAGAATTATTAGAAATAATAAAGAACCGCTAATGAACGAGAATTCACCCCGTTAGATAGTATCCCATGCGTCTGAGCGCCGAGACCGATTAGATTCCAATAGTTAAATGTTATAAGAACATCTAACGGGGTAAACGATAATGAGTTTAAAGACCAAATCTAAAATAGTTCTGGATTACGAATAAAATCTTATGTCAAGTCTTGAAATTCAAAATCTATCCTTTCGCTATTCAAATAATCAACCCTGGATTGTCAGAAATTTCTCTTTTGAAGCTGAGAAGGGGGATATCGTTGCAGTCCAGGGACCAAGCGGAAGCGGTAAAACAACTTTTCTTTATTTACTTTGTGGTGTAATTCCTAAAATAATTAAGGGAGAATTTGGTGGTAAGATTAAGGTGATGAATGAAAATATTGAGAATCTTTCTCTACCACAAATTGCACCAAAACTTAGTTTAATGATGCAAGAAACAGAACTTCAATTATCATTTCCGTCTGTTGAACAAGAATTAGCATTTGCACCAGAAAATTTGAAACTTACTCCATCAGAGATTGAAAATCGGATTGACGATGCTCTAACTCTATTACAAATTAAATCTTTGCGTTATGAAGAAACAGCTACACTTTCTTTTGGACAAAAAAAATTAGTTGCTTTTGCTTCTATTTTAACCTTATCTCCACAAATTTTTTTATTAGATGAACCGACTTCAGGACTTTCATCTTACTATATTCAAATAATTATAAATGTAATTTCAAAATTATCCCATGAAGGAAAAACAATTTTTATTGCCAATCCTTCACCCGAATTATTAAAAATTTCAAATAAAGTTATTGATTTAGACAATCTTCAGGAATGAAACCGATTTACAAAATAAACGAACTTTCATTTTCATATTCATCAAATAAGCAGATTTTCAGAAACATCCACCTTGAACTGACTTTTGAAAAGATTACTTTGTTAAGTGGAAAAAATGGGAGTGGAAAGACTACACTTTGTCGTCTTTTATCTGGTCTGGAAAAAAGATTTCAAGGCTGCATTTTACTGGAAAATAAAAATTTATCTAAGATACCAGCAAATATAATTGCCAACAAAGTAGTTTATCTAAAACAAGAAAGTTTAGCTAATGTTGTTGCTGCCAATCCTGATGAAGATTTAGCCATCTGGCAACATAAATTTCGTTTGAATAATAACACTACTTTTGAAAAAAGAAGATCAAATGCTCTTGAATATTTTGATATTTATAACTTTAAAGATAAACCGATTTGGGAGCTAAGCAGTGGCCAAATAAAGCGAATTGGCTTATCTTCATTACTTCTGAATGAAGATAAATATTGGATATTGGATGAACCAACAAGCAGTTTAGATAATAGTTCAATTGAACTATTGGGGCAAGTATTAGAAAACAGAAAGAAAAATGGAAAGGGATGTCTTATCATCTCTCATCAGTTTGAAAGCTATAAGCCACTCTTTGATTGTTGGCTTCAAATAGAAAATGAGAGTATAATTGAAAAAGATAAATTTTATAAATAACATTTTGTTAGTGTTAGTTCGTGTGGTTTTATTTTTATGAGTTGTCAGGGACAATTCCCTGACATAAAAGATATTCAACGGTAGGTTCGTCATAGATCAGTCTTCACTAAAGCTACGACCTGACAAGATGGTCAATGACGACTCCTCGGACAATGGACAAAAAAATGCATTTTCAGATGAAACATACATGTCAGCAATCAGACACAAAGGAACAGGAAAATTACATTGGAGTTATTGAATTTATCCTTTTTCTAATTTTTTTCTCTGTGTCTTTGTGTCTTTGTGGTGAAAGGATTTTCATATGAAAATTAATCTTCGCACATTGCTGATTATTGTAATATTGATAACATCTTTGTCTGTTATCTA encodes:
- a CDS encoding DUF1858 domain-containing protein; its protein translation is MKLHITKDMWIEDILKKFPGAQEFLSQRDIVCVMCGEPVWGTLHDQMDEKGFSDEEMDRIIFELNKFIKDSEKK
- a CDS encoding ECF transporter S component; the protein is MKWLVRYSSQDLLYIAIFSALGLAIKPIVAPLIHLISTPLMVPGGSLAGGLYMMWITLAVVIVQKPGVGFLVGLVQAVVMLSLGLFASHGAISLISYTMPGLVADITALLLIRKDTVYAHILICVFANITGIIIVSTLFLRLPFIPIVISIFIGSFSGIIGGLLSYSLFIKLKKYRIIRNNKEPLMNENSPR
- a CDS encoding ABC transporter ATP-binding protein — protein: MSSLEIQNLSFRYSNNQPWIVRNFSFEAEKGDIVAVQGPSGSGKTTFLYLLCGVIPKIIKGEFGGKIKVMNENIENLSLPQIAPKLSLMMQETELQLSFPSVEQELAFAPENLKLTPSEIENRIDDALTLLQIKSLRYEETATLSFGQKKLVAFASILTLSPQIFLLDEPTSGLSSYYIQIIINVISKLSHEGKTIFIANPSPELLKISNKVIDLDNLQE
- a CDS encoding ABC transporter ATP-binding protein; protein product: MKPIYKINELSFSYSSNKQIFRNIHLELTFEKITLLSGKNGSGKTTLCRLLSGLEKRFQGCILLENKNLSKIPANIIANKVVYLKQESLANVVAANPDEDLAIWQHKFRLNNNTTFEKRRSNALEYFDIYNFKDKPIWELSSGQIKRIGLSSLLLNEDKYWILDEPTSSLDNSSIELLGQVLENRKKNGKGCLIISHQFESYKPLFDCWLQIENESIIEKDKFYK